The Plectropomus leopardus isolate mb chromosome 22, YSFRI_Pleo_2.0, whole genome shotgun sequence genome includes a window with the following:
- the ndufa12 gene encoding LOW QUALITY PROTEIN: NADH dehydrogenase [ubiquinone] 1 alpha subcomplex subunit 12 (The sequence of the model RefSeq protein was modified relative to this genomic sequence to represent the inferred CDS: deleted 1 base in 1 codon) codes for MAEYANLLRRAWGQISGHGGVRGFLTQFFRVNDIKTGALVGVDKYGNKYYEDTKHYFFGRHRWVIYTTEMNGKNTMWEVDGSMVPAEWHRWLHCMTDDPPTTHPPDPKKFLAEVHQLNVSGSSQQYVPYSTTRKKIHEWVPPKAGAQ; via the exons ATGGCGGAGTATGCGAATCTCCTCCGAAGGGCTTGGGGACAAATATCAGGTCACGGAGGAGTCCGAGGTTTTCTCACTCAGTTCTTCAG GGTGAATGATATTAAGACAGGAGCCCTGGTTGGCGTGGACAAATATGGAAACAAATACTACGAGGACACGAAGCACTACTTCTTCG GACGTCACCGCTGGGTGATCTACACCACAGAGATGAAC GGGAAGAACACCATGTGGGAGGTGGACGGCAGCATGGTTCCTGCTGAATG GCACCGCTGGCTGCACTGTATGACAGACGACCCCCCCACCACACATCCTCCAGACCCAAAGAAGTTCCTCGCCGAGGTCCACCAGTTGAACGTGAGCGGCAGCTCGCAGCAGTACGTGCCGTACTCCACCACCCGCAAGAAGATCCACGAGTGGGTTCCACCCAAAGCCGGAGCTCAGTGA